From Aurantimicrobium sp. INA4, one genomic window encodes:
- a CDS encoding DNA alkylation repair protein, which translates to MTSFSPQVLSLIEEIQSHADSVVAEHTQRYFKTGPGEYGEGDVFIGVRVPVVRAVGKNFRDLSPAEIVELAQSPIHELRLCAVQVLAGQFKRSKSLVQQGELFDVYLALVAQGRVNNWDLVDSCAPYVGGYLTSIDNSMELLTELASSANLWERRSAVMFTAALIRQGIFDPTVRLCEILLSDTHDLIHKATGWMLREVGIRDVAVLRGFLDKYAATMPRTMLRYAIEKLSEPERKQYLGMKSLLA; encoded by the coding sequence GTGACGAGCTTCAGCCCTCAGGTTCTCTCCCTTATTGAAGAGATTCAAAGCCACGCTGATTCTGTTGTTGCCGAACACACTCAGCGTTATTTCAAAACAGGTCCGGGTGAATACGGTGAAGGCGATGTCTTTATCGGGGTTCGTGTTCCTGTTGTTCGTGCGGTGGGAAAGAACTTTCGTGATCTCTCACCAGCAGAGATTGTTGAGTTGGCTCAATCGCCCATTCACGAACTTCGCTTGTGTGCTGTTCAAGTGTTGGCTGGTCAATTCAAGAGATCAAAAAGTCTCGTTCAGCAAGGCGAACTCTTTGATGTGTATCTCGCTCTTGTCGCGCAAGGACGGGTGAACAACTGGGACTTAGTTGATTCGTGCGCTCCCTATGTTGGCGGGTATCTGACATCGATTGATAACTCCATGGAACTGCTGACAGAGCTTGCCTCATCAGCCAATCTGTGGGAGCGACGAAGTGCAGTGATGTTTACGGCCGCTTTGATCAGGCAGGGAATTTTCGATCCCACTGTGAGATTGTGTGAGATATTGCTCAGCGATACGCATGACCTCATCCACAAAGCCACGGGGTGGATGCTGCGCGAGGTGGGGATTCGGGATGTTGCCGTCTTGCGAGGTTTTCTCGATAAATATGCCGCAACAATGCCTCGAACAATGTTGAGATACGCCATCGAAAAACTCAGTGAACCAGAACGTAAACAATATCTGGGCATGAAGTCACTGTTAGCCTAA